From the Primulina tabacum isolate GXHZ01 chromosome 15, ASM2559414v2, whole genome shotgun sequence genome, one window contains:
- the LOC142527509 gene encoding uncharacterized protein LOC142527509 isoform X4, with the protein MKPSTQLSSAVFHLTPTRTRCDLIIISNDKKEKIASGLLNPFLSHLKTAQDQISKGGYSILLEPENGSDAAWFTKATLERFVRFVSTPEILERVHMLETEILQIEEAIIAHSCNDMGQTIVEDHKEKPMRGSEGNKCVHDNEEKAIVLYKPEAPLPEANGSYSQEGNSKVQLLKILETRKTLLQKEQGMAFARAVAAGFDIDHVAPLVSFAESFGAMRLLEACSRFINLWKSKHETGQWLELEASEVLPTRSEFSAVNASGIFLSGTTDKHDESNHQLATESNGKSGSTNNAADNSAPNGQQEYFQGQFPHLVFPSWPMNNSPRAQPVFPVYPVQGMPYYPTYAGSGPFFQPPHWPMEHTSSNFGHQSGHRNQSSDGRDNNTGSEMSDIERTRSLDDMEMHAEFPGSRKPHRKSGGSNKKQSGMVVIRNINYITSKEKKSGDESNSDSDSDTDGEYQNSNGDGLDVIHQNGNRSLRNEGSHMNSLDNLSFNNVVSNFGKDADDTHWQAFQNCLLREGDEHASADNKGMLAMENNIKRRANTMGADPLAHGSQDRGAIQDARINGIHKIDERTFPTSRGSDDFIIGSRQNQQKFRNSLGALDVNSFEGATNQMDGESSQGMTDESLIVPFRTMSVDQVGGRDRSAIDIGCEIPSAHQNLDVRNIVNYEPDGLSLMPERGTEKRSIGYDLTLDYEMQVCAESSRGKGKKEVTDAKGGLWKLDKDKRLKVNSDPLSKQGTGGPIRKGKSSKMSPLEDARARAEKLRSYKADLQKIKKDKEAAEMKRIEALKQERQKRIAARGGSTTTSAKPSSLSPQIKQLRTKLSPATNKGSKFSDSEPGSSSPLQRSKIRTSVGASAPLKATKSSILSEGNHVAANRLARSSSSLSEPKRESHGVTHDSKASMARIRRLSEPKTITNSPVMLLNKARSAESVSKRKLSEGPERSKISAIINLDRSKAAMLPELKIKTSKSLLNSGENGSNVKGKQKVNGVNPSANAESNAKLSNRLHQIDIDDNLIVEKTVVMLEYEKPSGPTLHPSEGKLETGNKYYNDCDRGEKSDLMSNLADAHTPPPPE; encoded by the exons ATGAAGCCGAGTACTCAGCTTAGCTCCGCCGTTTTTCATCTCACACCGACTAGAACTCG GTGTGATTTGATCATCATATCAAATGACAAGAAAGAAAAAATTGCTTCGGGATTGCTGAATCCGTTTCTCTCCCATCTCAAGACTGCCCAAGATCAAATATCGAAGGGTGGCTATTCAATTTTGCTTGAACCGGAAAATGGCAGTGATGCAGCATGGTTTACGAAAGCCACTCTGGAAAG GTTTGTTCGTTTTGTGAGCACACCGGAAATCTTGGAACGTGTGCACATGTTAGAAACCGAGATCTTACAGATCGAGGAGGCAATCATCGCTCACAGTTGCAATGATATGGGGCAAACCATT GTGGAAGATCATAAAGAAAAACCTATGAGAGGATCTGAAG GAAACAAATGTGTACATGATAATGAGGAGAAAGCAATTGTTCTTTACAAG CCCGAGGCACCACTTCCTGAAGCCAATGGGTCATACTCCCAGGAGGGAAATTCTAA AGTTCAGCTTTTGAAAATTCTTGAAACACGCAAAACATTGCTACAAAAAGAACAAGGTATGGCCTTTGCTCGTGCTGTGGCAGCTGGTTTTGATATTGATCATGTGGCACCGCTTGTATCATTTGCTGAGAGCTTTGGGGCCATGCGATTACT AGAAGCATGTTCAAGATTCATTAATCTGTGGAAGAGTAAACATGAAACTGGGCAATGGCTTGAACTTGAAGCATCAGAAGTGTTGCCTACTCGATCAGAGTTTTCTGCAgtaaatgcatctggtatttttTTGTCTGGCACAACTGACAAACATGATGAGTCAAACCATCAGCTGGCTACAGAGAGTAATGGGAAATCAGGCTCGACCAATAATGCAG CAGATAACTCAGCTCCAAATGGTCAACAAGAATATTTTCAGGGACAGTTTCCTCACCTAGTGTTTCCTTCATGGCCTATGAATAATTCCCCTCGTGCCCAACCAGTATTTCCTGTATACCCTGTTCAAGGAATGCCATACTATCCGACTTACGCAGGCAGTGGCCCCTTTTTTCAGCCACCTCATTGGCCCATGGAGCATACCTCATCAAATTTTGGTCATCAATCAGGGCATAGAAATCAATCAAGTGATGGTAGGGATAATAATACTGgttcagaaatgtcagatatCGAGAGAACTAGATCATTGGATGATATGGAAATGCATGCAGAATTTCCAGGCAGTCGTAAACCGCATAGAAAAAGTGGAGGATCTAATAAAAAACAATCTGGCATGGTTGTTATAcgaaatattaattatattacttCGAAAGAGAAGAAATCTGGTGATGAATCAAACTCAGATTCAGATTCTGACACTGATGGAGAATATCAAAATTCCAATGGTGATGGTCTTGATGTGATCCATCAAAATGGTAACAGATCTTTGAGAAATGAAGGAAGCCATATGAATTCTTTGGATAATTTGAGTTTCAACAATGTAGTCTCTAATTTTGGAAAAGATGCTGATGATACACACTGGCAGGCTTTTCAGAATTGTTTACTCCGGGAAGGTGATGAGCATGCTAGTGCTGACAATAAGGGCATGTTAGCCATGGAAAATAATATAAAGAGACGGGCAAACACAATGGGTGCTGATCCACTGGCTCATGGTTCACAGGATCGAGGTGCAATACAAGATGCTAGGATTAATGGCATCCACAAAATTGACGAGCGTACATTCCCTACGTCCAGGGGATCAGATGATTTTATTATTGGCAGTCGACAGAACCAACAAAAATTCAGAAATTCATTGGGTGCGCTAGATGTGAATAGTTTTGAGGGTGCCACCAATCAGATGGATGGAGAATCCTCTCAGGGAATGACTGATGAATCTTTGATTGTACCATTTCGGACAATGTCAGTAGATCAAGTTGGAGGCAGGGATAGATCTGCTATTGATATTGGCTGTGAGATTCCATCGGCACATCAAAATTTGGATGTTAGGAATATAGTCAATTATGAACCTGATGGTTTAAGCTTAATGCCAGAACGTGGAACAGAGAAGAGGTCAATTGGATATGACCTTACCCTGGACTATGAAATGCAGGTCTGTGCTGAGAGTTCTCGGGGAAAAGGGAAAAAAGAAGTTACAGACGCAAAGGGAGGATTATGGAAATTGGATAAGGATAAAAGACTGAAGGTCAACTCTGATCCTTTGAGTAAGCAAGGAACTGGAGGTCCTATAAGGAAAGGCAAATCATCAAAGATGAGTCCTTTAGAAGATGCCCGTGCCCGTGCTGAGAAGCTGAGATCCTATAAAGCTGATCTGCAGAAAATTAAAAAAGATAAG GAGGCGGCTGAAATGAAGAGAATTGAAGCTTTAAAGCAGGAGAGGCAAAAGAGAATTGCGGCCAGGGGCGGTTCCACCACCACTTCTGCAAAACCATCCTCACTTTCACCTCAAATAAAACAATTACGGACAAAGCTTTCTCCAGCCACTAATAAAGGATCTAAGTTCAGTGATTCTGAGCCCGGGTCCTCATCACCCTTGCAAAGATCAAAGATTAGGACTTCAGTTGGAGCGAGTGCACCACTCAAAGCTACCAAATCCAGTATATTAAGTGAGGGGAATCATGTGGCGGCTAATAGATTGGCTAGATCCTCATCATCATTATCTGAACCAAAAAGAGAGAGTCATGGTGTTACACATGATTCTAAGGCCTCCATGGCGCGAATTAGGAGGTTATCAGAACCTAAAACAATCACCAACTCTCCTGTTATGTTGTTGAATAAGGCGCGAAGTGCTGAATCAGTATCAAAGAGGAAGTTGTCTGAGGGGCCTGAGAGGAGCAAAATATCTGCCATCATAAACCTAGATAGAAGTAAAGCTGCGATGCTGCCTGAATTGAAGATTAAGACATCAAAATCGCTTCTAAATTCAGGTGAGAATGGATCAAATGTAAAAGGAAAACAGAAGGTGAATGGAGTAAATCCTTCTGCAAATGCTGAATCGAATGCGAAACTCTCCAATAGATTAcatcagattgatattgatgaCAATCTGATAGTTGAGAAGACTGTTGTCATGCTTGAGTATGAGAAACCTTCTGGTCCCACTTTGCATCCATCGGAAGGAAAGTTGGAGACgggaaataaatattataatgatTGTGACAGAGGAGAGAAAAGTGACTTGATGTCCAACTTAGCTGATGCGCATACTCCGCCGCCACCA GAATAG